AATCAGCAAAACGATAGGTATTAAACTTCTCGGCAATAGTTTTATCTTTGGGTTTCTTTTCTTTATATTGATCTAAAATCCATTCAAGCGCGCTACGGTTGCCGAGTTTGTATTCCCAAGCTTCAGAAGGAATACTATGTAAACTTGTATCCGCATCAAGAGTAATAATTCCCTTGTCTCGATCTGCCTTCAGCTTTACTTTGGGCGATTTTTTACTTACTGAAGGAATATCAATACGCTTTAGTGGATAAGGTTCAATAGTTTCGTAGTTGATATGTAAATCCATTAGCTGTCTTCCCCAACCTACCCATTGACGAAAGTTATCGTAAAAAGGAATACGAGGAAATTCTCGTTTTAGATTAAGTTCGTATTTTTCTCTATACGCAGGGTTGTGTAAAATAGCGTATGTGTAATGGAATATTTCTAGTTTGGTTATTGCTTCATCTTTGTAATAGTTTTGAAATTGTTTTAATCCCCAGTCAGTAATGTTATCAATGCGATTTCCTGATTTATCGTAGCTATAGAGAGAAATACACTGACAACCTGCTGGAAGACAGTTTAAATCAATTACATATTTTGAAGCTATATTGAAAAAGTCTTTTGGGGAACTTAGCCCAGGTATAATTATATACTTATTTTCTGGATCATTGCGATCGCAAATATTAAACCACTGATAAGTCATTCCATTAAAATGCTTATCAAAATACAAATACTTCTTAGCAAATGGACGATAGGAACTTTTAATTATTTTATTGCCGTCAAACTTCTTTTCTATCTGCTTTGATAAATACTTAGTTAATTCTCTATCCCATTTTATTTTGTTCTTATTTTTATAATCTAGCTTTGCTAAAGTATGCTGATAAACATCTATAGCAAACTGCATCTTATCTTGTAGATTATCTTTAGAAAAATCATAAACCCATTCATCCCTTTGAGTTTTAATGCCAGATGAAAATAACTGAAATACTGCTTGTTCCGATTTACCAGCTTTAACATTTTTATCAATCAACGGTAATAGTGTATCGAAATCATTATCAGTTTGATTGAGCCAATTATTTTGTTTGTCAGGGAGTATATTATTAAAAGTAAATCCTCTAAATTTATTATTAACTAAGTAACTAATTTTAGTTTCTCGCAAATCATGCACATGAAACGGATTGAAATAAGATATTTGAGCTTTATTATATATTTTTTCTTTGACTAAAAATAAAATAGTAATACCAGTCATTGCACTTTTACCGAAAATAGTATGCTTCTCAGATATAAAAATACCATTCTTCCCAGATATAGCTCTAACATTTCCACCTAAATCAATTAAATAGGCATACGTAAATTCATCTTGTATACATTTTCTAACTCCATCAAATGCTTTTCCATCTATAAAAGATGAGTTGATAACAAAACAAATAATACCTTCAGTTATCCTATCGGAAGCCCAACGAATAAAACGAGTGTAGCTATCATAGACTGCATTCTGATTTTGTGCTGTTCCATGTTTGATATATGTATCTTTTATTCTCTTGTCTATACCGTCTTTGTAGCTGCGGTTAGCATTATTATCATTAAAGTTTTCTTGTTTAGCATTATATGGCGGATTGCCAAGTATTACGGATATAGAGTTGCTATTTTGACGACTAATTCTTTCGGTATTCTCAACGCTTAAATGAAATAAATTACCCTGTTTACCTTCAAAATAAGTATGCTCAAGAGTATCAACTAAACAGATATTGTTAAACTCCTCATACTCACCCATTTTTTGTTTATAGGTGTATTCAATATTGAGATTGGCAATATAGTAAGGAAGAATTGAAATTTCATTACAGTGAATCTCATTTTGATATTTATGCTTAAGTTTATGTTTGGGAATATGCTCAATTAATTCTGTAATGAAAGTACCTGTGCCGACTGCTGGCTCAATTATGTGAACATCTTTGTCTTCAAGTAGTTTTCCAAAGTGTTTATGAGTTAAATAATCGACACTTTGTACCATGAAACGAACAATTTCATTGGGAGTATAAACGATACCTAATCTATCCGCAGCTTTTGGATTATAAGCCTGATAAAAATTTTCGTATATAGCTTTTAAGAACTTTTGTTTTTCGTGATGATTGGCAATATTAGCAGCGGTACGTTTAATTACTTCGTAGTAGCTATTAATTTTAGAGAAAGTATTTCTTTTAATATTGCCAGTGAAAAAGGTATTGACTACTAAATGTAGTTCTCTTGCTATATTATTTTCTCTATGAAATTGCGTTTCATTAAAAATACTAATAAAAATATCTTCAGTCAGAATGTGCTGAATAATCATTTCTCGCACATCAAGAAAACTAACTTCAGGATTAATCGACTGTCGGCAAATAGCTAAGAATTTATCTTTAGAATCGCTAAACTGTTTGTTTGTTTCTGTTTGCTTTTCAATTAAATCTCGTAATTCAATTAAAATCTTAGGTATATCTTCTCTAAAAGACTTAATCGCTTGGCGAAAATTAGTTACTTCTGGAGGAACATAATTAACAAATTCACTGATCAAACCATCCAAACCAGTCGTATCTTTCATGTCAATACGTCCAGTTTCATCGCCATGCTGAATTAAAACAGCAGTTAGTGAATCTTCAAAAAGAATATTTCGATCTGGATATCCTTTGGCAAACTTTTTTTCTATCTCTTCATCAAGATTGTCATATTTATCTTTTGCTTCCCAATAACCATAATCAAGCCTAATTGCATCTTTTACAGTGCCATCGGGACGAACCGTTTTACCTGCTTTAGTTTTATAATCTAATTCGGGAATCAATAAATAGTCTTTAGGCTTACAATATTCATTGAGTAAATTTTGAAAAGCCGACCTAATTGCAGTTTCTTTGATTGTTCCACCATACTGAATTAGTTTTTCTACTTCTTGATGATATTGGGCTACTAAAAACTTAGACATAATAAATAAAGAAAGAATATAAAACAGTTTTAATAAACTTATTCTTCCCTTTATATTCTTGATAAGTTTCTAGTTGTTGTCCGCAATTTTATGAAGAATTGATGAAGAAAAATTATAAGTAGTATAAAAGTCTATAATCGCCATCGATCTACACTATATGTAGAGTAGATTGTTAAAATTGGTTGTTTGATATTGACTCAAATTTATATTCGTCTTTAATAATTAGATATATATAAGCGCGTAAAAATAACTAGATCGGCTAATTCAACCGAGAAATTAACGACGTAGATTTATTTAAATCTTTTACTAACTAAGTAA
This DNA window, taken from Pleurocapsa sp. FMAR1, encodes the following:
- a CDS encoding type ISP restriction/modification enzyme, whose product is MSKFLVAQYHQEVEKLIQYGGTIKETAIRSAFQNLLNEYCKPKDYLLIPELDYKTKAGKTVRPDGTVKDAIRLDYGYWEAKDKYDNLDEEIEKKFAKGYPDRNILFEDSLTAVLIQHGDETGRIDMKDTTGLDGLISEFVNYVPPEVTNFRQAIKSFREDIPKILIELRDLIEKQTETNKQFSDSKDKFLAICRQSINPEVSFLDVREMIIQHILTEDIFISIFNETQFHRENNIARELHLVVNTFFTGNIKRNTFSKINSYYEVIKRTAANIANHHEKQKFLKAIYENFYQAYNPKAADRLGIVYTPNEIVRFMVQSVDYLTHKHFGKLLEDKDVHIIEPAVGTGTFITELIEHIPKHKLKHKYQNEIHCNEISILPYYIANLNIEYTYKQKMGEYEEFNNICLVDTLEHTYFEGKQGNLFHLSVENTERISRQNSNSISVILGNPPYNAKQENFNDNNANRSYKDGIDKRIKDTYIKHGTAQNQNAVYDSYTRFIRWASDRITEGIICFVINSSFIDGKAFDGVRKCIQDEFTYAYLIDLGGNVRAISGKNGIFISEKHTIFGKSAMTGITILFLVKEKIYNKAQISYFNPFHVHDLRETKISYLVNNKFRGFTFNNILPDKQNNWLNQTDNDFDTLLPLIDKNVKAGKSEQAVFQLFSSGIKTQRDEWVYDFSKDNLQDKMQFAIDVYQHTLAKLDYKNKNKIKWDRELTKYLSKQIEKKFDGNKIIKSSYRPFAKKYLYFDKHFNGMTYQWFNICDRNDPENKYIIIPGLSSPKDFFNIASKYVIDLNCLPAGCQCISLYSYDKSGNRIDNITDWGLKQFQNYYKDEAITKLEIFHYTYAILHNPAYREKYELNLKREFPRIPFYDNFRQWVGWGRQLMDLHINYETIEPYPLKRIDIPSVSKKSPKVKLKADRDKGIITLDADTSLHSIPSEAWEYKLGNRSALEWILDQYKEKKPKDKTIAEKFNTYRFADYKEQVIDLLQRVCTVSVETMKIIQQMK